TGCATCTTCTTCTCCGCAGGGCCGGTAAAGACCTCCCGGGCGCTATTGGGCGCCGCGCGCATCGAGATCGCCCACCGGCTGGGACTGATCGACCCGGACGACTGGAAGTTCGTCTGGATCGTCGACCCTCCGCTGTTCGAGCCCGCCGAGGACGCCACCGCGTCCGGTGACGTGGCCGTCGGCGCAGGGGCCTGGACGGCGGTGCACCACGCCTTCACCTCTCCCAAGCGCGAGCACGAGGACAGCATCGAAGCCGACCCCGGCGCCGTGCTGGCCGATGCCTACGACATCGTCTGCAACGGCAACGAGATCGGCGGCGGTTCGATCCGTATTCATCGGCGCGACATTCAGGAACGGGTGTTCGCGGTGATGGGCCTGGATCAGGCCGAGGCCGAGGAGAAGTTCGGATTCCTGTTGGAGGCGTTCACCTTTGGCGCGCCGCCGCACGGCGGGATCGCGTTCGGCTGGGACCGGATCAACGCGCTGCTGTCCCGCGTCGATTCGATCCGCGAGGTGATCGCGTTCCCCAAGACCGGCGGGGGCGTGGACCCGCTGACCGATGCGCCGGCGCCCATCACGGCTCAGCAGCGCAAAGAATCGGGAATAGATTTCAAACCCAAAGCAGTTGACGGGGCATGAGCGTCGGCGACGATGCAGCGCGCAGCGATGAGGTGGGGGCACCTCCCGCCTGCGGGGGAGAGCGGCGCAATATGACTGATACCCCGGACACCGAATCCATCAAGGCATTCAACAACACCATCGTCGACGAATTCCGGTCCAACGGCGGCAAGGTCGGCGGCCAGTTCGCCAATGCCGACCTGTTGCTGCTCACCACCACCGGTGCCAAGTCAGGCCAGCCCCGCATCGCGCCGCTGGCCTATTTCCGCATCGACGGCCGGCTGATCATCATCGGGTCGTTCGCCGGCGCGCCGGTCGACCCGGCCTGGGTGCACAACCTGCGCGCCCGGCCGCAGGCGCAGGTGGAAGTCGGCGCCGAGGCGTTCGACGTCACCGCGCACGAACTGGATCGTGCCGAGCGTGACGCCATCTTCGAGCAGATCACCGCGGCGGCACCGGGCTTCGCCGAGTACCAGGCGAAAACCGACCGAGTCATCCCGCTGTTCGAACTGCGCCGCGCCTAATTCGCCAGCGCCGTCAGTTCAGCGGCCAACTCTCCGCAGCTGCGAAATCGGCTGTCGGGCTGAGGGGATAGCGCTTTGGCGAACAATCGATCGAGGTGACTCAGTTCGGCGCGATGGTCGCTGACCCGCGCCGGCCGCGTGGCCAGCGGTGGGGGCGGGGCGCCGGTCAACAGATAGAAAGCGTTGGCGGCCAGTGCATACTGGTCGGCCAGCGGGCCGTCGGCGCCGGTGGCCAATTCGGGTGCCAGGTACGGCAGTGCCGCCAGAGTGGGGCCGTCGTTGCCCAGTTGGCTACCGGTCCCGAAGTCGGACAACAGGATTCGCCGTTGGGAGGTGGCCAGAATGTTCGTGGGTTTGACACCCCGGTGTAGGCAGCCGCTTCGGTGCAGGTGGTCGAGCGGGTCAGCGACCGCGTTGACGATGGCGCACACCTCGCGTTCGGGCATGCCCTGCGGGTAGCGCTGCGCGATCAGTTCCGCCACACTGGTGCCGTCCACGTAATCCCTTGCAGCCCAAACCTTGTCGTCAAACTCGCCGATGTCATGCAGCCGAACCAGGTTCGGATGGGTGATCCGCAGCGCGACGGAGCCTTCCCGCTGGAAGCGCATGCCGAAGGCCCGGTCCTGAGAGGTGGTCGTGAAAGGGATTTTCAGGGCCAACTCGTGCGGCGACGTGGGATGGGTGGCTCGGTAGACGTCGCCAAGGGGGCCAGCGCCCAACCACCCGACGATGGTGTAGTCGGCGACCCGTTCGCCGTTCTTCAGCGGCACCCATCGCAGGTTACTCCGTCGTGGGGTAAGCAGACGAGGTGAAGACTTCGCTGCTGGCCGGGGCGGCCGGCGAGGGAACGGCCGCTGTTCACCGATTACGCGCCGCGTTGTGGCCGATCGCCCAGACATCGGTCGCCGCCGCGCTGGCCTGGCACCTGACGCACGATCTGCTGCGCCACCAGCAACCGTTCTTCGCGCCGATCTCGGCGGTGGTGTGCATGTCGGCGAGCAACGTGCTGCGCGCGCGACGTGCCACCCAGATGATGGTCGGCGTCGCGCTGGGCATCGCGGTAGGAGGCGGGACGGTGGGCTTTCTCGGTGCCGGACCGATCGCGATCGGTGTGGCGGTCTGCATTGCGCTGTCGGTCGCGATTCTGGTCGGTCGCGGCGCCATCGGTCAGGGATTGATGTTCGTCAACCAGACCGCCGTCTCTTCGATCTTGGTGCTGGTGTTCTCCCACACCGGCATCGTGGTCACCGAGCGCCTCTTCGATTCGCTGATCGGGGGCGGGCTGGCGCTGGTGTTCGCCCTCGTGCTGTTCCCCGCCGACCCGAAGCGCCTGCTCAGTGATGCGCGTGCGGCCGTCCTGGCCGCGGCGCACGAGACGCTCGTGCAGACGGCCGGGATTCTCGAGGATGCCGACACCCGCAGTCCCGACTGGCTGAGGACCGTCTCCGACCACCTCCATCAAGAGGTCGGGGCACTGATCGAGGCCCGGTCCACGGCTGAGGTGGCGGTGCGTCGTGCGCCTCGTCGGTGGGCCTCGCGCGGCACGATTCGAGACATTGACGCGCAATCCGCGCAGCTGGGTCTGTTTGCCAGCTGCGTGCTGCACCTGGCGCGCTCGGTCACCCGTCCGCTCGGGCGGGCGGTCGCGCCCTCCCTGCGGGCAGCAGTAAGCGAACTTGCCCTGGCGACCGGACTTGCCGATGCCGATCCCACAGCCGCGGCGGCTCACCTGGCCGCCGCGCGCCGCCACGCCACCGTGCTGCAGTCCGGTGCCCGCGACCACGCCGAAGTAGTGGTCGCCGACGTGGTTTCGGGCTGCGCCGACGACCTGCAGCAGGTGATCCAACGGACGTCATGACGACTTCGCCAGAAACTCCTTGACCAGCTGTTTCGGAGCCTGCGTCAGCCACGCTTCGGTGATCAACTCGCGCAGGTCACCGACCGCGATCTCGGCCAGCCGGACCAGCACAGCCGGGTAACCGTCGAAGTGCGGGGTGGTGAAGTACACCCGCGGCTCGTCGGCGACCAGCGCCAACTTCACCCCTTCATCCGGTACCCGCACACCCAGAATGTCGCCCGGCGGCGGCTGCACCCCGTCGCGGGTCAGCGCGTCGATGTCGGATTTGCGCAGCGGTCGCTCCCATGCGAGCAACTTCTTGCCCACCCGCCAATCGCGCGGTGACTGCTCGGTGGTCAGCGGCAGGTCACCGACGACGCGGGCCACGTCTTCCCAGGTGGCCACGCTTCGATTGTGCGCTCCAAACGCCCAGTTCGGCACGTTATTCGAAATTGCGCGGCGTGAAACGCGCGCTGTTCGCGACTTCGCGGCACAGGCGCGCGCGTGGCGAACCCGGGGCGGTCAGATCTGTTCGGCACCGCCGTCGACGAACATTTCCGTCCCCGTCATGAAGCTGCTTTGATCCGAGGCGAGGAAGAGGACCGCTGCCGCGATCTCTTCCGGCCGGCCGAGACGGCCCATCGGAACCTTCGCCGCTTCGCCGTCCAGGAGTTCCTGCTCCTGGCCGGCGGGCGCCAGACCTTTGAGGCCCGGCGTCTCGACCGGTCCCGGGACGACGGTGTTGACGCGGATGTCGCGGCTCACGAGTTCGGCAGCCCAGGTGCGGCCGAACGAGCGAATTGCCGCCTTTGTTGCGGCGTAGACGCTGAATGCGGGCGTCCCGTTGTAGGCGGCCGTGGAACCGGTCAGGATGATCGACGAACCGCGGTTGAGCAGCGGCAGCATCGCCTGCACGGTGAAGAGCGTGCCACCGACGTTGGTCATGAAGGTGTCGGTGAACTGTTCGAGGGTGATCTTACCCAACGGCGCGAACGCTCCGCCGCCGGCGTTCGCGAACAGCACGTCGAGCCCGTTTCCGCGGGACTCGATCGCGGCGACGATGGCCGCCAGCTGGTCATTGCTCGACACATCGGCGCGAATGCCGGTCGCATTGGCGCCGATCGAGGCCACCGCGGCGTCGATCGTCTGTTGGTTACGCCCGGTCAGAAAGACATGCGCGCCCTCGGCCGCCAACCGCTGGGCGGCCGCCAGGCCGATGCCCGAATTGCCGCCGGTGACAAGTGCGGTTTTGCCACTCAGCTGGCTCATTGCGCGTCTCGCTTTCGGCGGCCCTAACCGACCGATTCGGACTGCGCCAGTGCCGGGGAGTGGGCGAGCCACGCCAGCAGCTTGTCGTAGATCGACGGATGGTTGAGCAGGTCAAAGTGGTTCAAGCCGGTCAGGGTGAGACCGTGGGCGGCCTCGAACGGAACCTTACGTGATCGACCCACGCCTGCCGCACTCTTGGGGCGCACCAGATGGTCGCCCATGATCAGTCCGACCGCGCGGGGCGCGGCCGTGGTCGAGACGAAGTGATAGACCGCGTGCGGTAGGAAGGGCACCTCCTGGCAACGGTCGCGCAGGAACTCGTCCGGGTCGCAGTCGCGCCAGTCCTCATGGAGCAGGGCGCCGTACCGCAGATCCTTCACCCCGGCGCTGCGGGTGTTCAGAAATGCCGCCAAGCCGCGCGTCTCGGGCAGCTTCGCCAGCGCCCACGCCGCCATGTTGACGCCCTTTTCCAGGTCGGCACCCAGGTGGGGGGAACCCAGGCACACCACGTGCCGAACGGCGTCGGTCCACGCATGGTCCCGGTCGCGTCCGTAATGACATGCGCTGCGGGATACCAAACCACCCATGGAATGGCCGATCAGAACGACGTCTTCGACTGCCGTCGGCCACAATTCGTGCAGCCGGTGCAGCACGTCGGCCAGCGCCTGGCCGTTCTCCGAGATGTGGTGACCACTGTTGTAGCGCACGAACACCGGAGTGAAGTCGAGGTCCTTGCGCAATCGTTTGCCGTAGGGACGCAGCGTCTCGCCGGTTCGCGGCGCGCGCCACCATGACCGTTCGGTCATGCACCAGCCGTGCACGAACACCGCGATGCGGCCGGTCGGTTTGGGAAACGCCTTCGCGATCGAGTCCGCGGTGAGCTCCACCGGCTGTCCTTTGCGCCGGACCTGCATCGAGAGCGCAAAACCGTTCTTCCGGTTGGTCATCTCGTCGCCGTAGATTCCGTTCACCGCCGCGATCGCACCCGCGACGCGTGGACGCGCCAGCACGGTCTCGTCGTCGTTGCTCAAGGTGTGCGCCGCCAGCGCGCCCGCGCCATACAGCGAGCCCCGCACGGCCCCGTCGACCATGCTGTAGATGGTGGAAGCAGTGGCGTCATGAATCACCTGCACGGGCTTGGCCGCCGGACCTATCGAGGTGAAAACCCGACTGGCGATGCCGTGATGCACATCACGGACCAGCGTGGTCAGCACCCGCGTGCCTTCGCCGGCGAGGTCGGCCAGCGACCTCATTTCGTGTCCCTGCACGGGCCAACTCCTTTCCGCCGTTCACACCTTAGGGTTCCCATTCGAGGCGAAGATAGACCTTGCGGTACAGACTGTCGGTGTGAGCTACGCTTGCCGCCACTCGCCGACAGGGAGGTTCGTCTTGCCGCCTGAGGAGCCGTCCGAGGAATTCAACGGCTGGTCGGCGCCGCCGGCCGCGAAACGGTACCGCGTCACCCATCGCACGGAATACCGCTACTCCGATGTCGTGACCAGCTCATACGGGCGCGGATTCCTCACACCGCGAGACTCGCTGCGCCAGCACTGCGTTGCACACGAACTGATCATCGACCCGGCCCCGGCCGACAGTTCCACCAGCCGCGACACGTACGGCAACATCAGTTCGTACTTCCACGTCACCGAGCCGCACCGGGCCCTGACCATCGTCAGCGACTCGATCGTCGACGTCGCCCCGCAGGCGTCCGGGATCTACAGCACCGGGCCGGCCCTGCAACCGTGGGAGAACGCGCGACCCAACGGCGCACAGGGGGCGCTGGCGAGCGACTTCGCCCTGGACCTGACGCCACCGGAAATCACCGACGAGGTTCGTGACTACGCGGCGCCCAGCTTCGAGCCCGGACGTCCGCTCGTCGAGGTGCTGCGCGACCTCGCGTCGCGAATTTTCCGTGATTTCACTTACCGTTCGGGCTCGACCACGGTTTCCACGCGGGTAAATGAGGTTCTGACGGCCCGGGAAGGGGTATGCCAGGACTTCGCGCGGTTGGCGATCGCCTGCCTGCGCGCCCATGGTTTGGCGGCCTGCTATGTCTCCGGTTATCTGGCTACCGACCCACCCCCTGGAAAGGATCGAATGATAGGCATTGACGCCACCCACGCCTGGGCGTCGGTGTGGACGCCGCAGCAACCGGGTCAGTTCGAGTGGCTGGGCCTTGATCCCACCAACGACCAGCTGGTTGACCAGCGCTACATCGTGGTGGGACGCGGCCGCGACTACGCGGACGTGCCGCCGTTGCGCGGCATCATCTACACCAACTCGGAACGCAGCGTGATCGACGTCGGCGTCGACGTCGTCCCGTTCGAAGGAGATGCGCTGCATGCGTGACTTCCATTGCCCCAACTGCGGCCAGCGTCTGGCGTTCGAGAATTCGGAGTGCCTCAATTGCCACAGTGCCCTGGGGTTCTCCCTGGACCAGATGGCGCTGCTGGTGATCGCCAAAGGCGGCGAAGAAAGCGACCACGCCGGCGCGGTGGCCGCCAACGAATACCAGCTGTGCGCCAACCTCTTTGTGGCCGAATGCAATTGGCTGGTTCCGGTCGGCCAGCCCGGCGGCCTGTGCGAGTCGTGCGCGCTGACCATCGAGCGTCCCAACGACCAGGACACCGTCGGGCTGGCGGAGTTCGCCCGCGCCGAGGCGGCCAAGCGGCGGCTCGTCGCCGAGCTGCACGAGTTGAACCTGCCGATCATCGGGCGCGACCAGGATCCGGACTATGGACTCGCGTTCCGGCTGCTGTCCAGCGCGCACGAGAACGTGATCACCGGACACGAAAACGGCGTCATCACATTGGATCTCGCCGAGGGCGACGATGTGCACCGCGAGCAGTTGCGAGTGGAGATGGAAGAGCCGTACCGCACCCTGCTCGGGCACTTCCGCCACGAGGTGGGGCACTACTACTTTTACCGGCTGGTCCGGTCACCGGAGTACCTGCAGCGGTTCAACGAATTGTTCGGTGACCCCGACGCCGACTACCAGGCGGCGCTCGACCGTCATTACAGCCAGGGGGCGCCGGAGGGCTGGCAGGAGACCTTCGTTTCCTCGTACGCGACCATGCACCCGGCCGAAGACTGGGCCGAGACGTTCGCGCACTACCTGCACATCCGGGACACGCTGGACACCTCGGCGTCCTGCGGGCTGGCCCCGGCGGCCGCCACGTTCGACCGGCCGCCCTTGGGGCCCAGCGCTTTTCCCACCATCATCGAGATGTGGCTGCCGTTGTCCTGGTCGCTGAACATGGTGAACCGGTCGATGGGACACGACGACCTTTACCCCTTTGTGCTGCCGCCGGCGGTGCTGGACAAGATGCAGTTCGTACACACCGTGATCGAAGAGGTGACCTCGCAGCTGCAGGCCGCCACCTGAGCTCGCCGAGTTAGGCGGGCTGCCGGTGATAGACGCGGGCGGGCCGGCCTGACCCGGCGTGCTTGTGAAACTGGTCGGTCCGCGTGAACAGCGGTGAGCGGTCCAGGCGTGCTCGTGCGGCCGTGTCGGTGATCGACGTGCAGGCCCGCAGCAGCGCACAGGTCTGCACGAACGTCGTCTCCGGGCCGAGCAGGGCGTAGGTGGTGCTCGCGTCGGTCAGCAGCCGCTCGCCGATCCGCGCGAGTGCGGCACGCGCAATTTCGGTGTGCTGAAACGGCATTCCGTCGGGTATGTCGGTGACCGGGACGGCGCCTCCGGTACCTGCGGCGACACGGGCGGCCACGACGATCGACACCGTGTGCCCGCGTTCGTCACGCAGCGGGTCGCTCACCACGTCGACAATCGCGACGCCACTGGTGATCTCGGCGCCGGCCTTCTCGCGCACGATCCTCCTGGCGGCCTGCTCGACGGTTTCACCGTGCTCGGCGGCCAGCAGTCCTCCCGGCAACGTGGTCGCGCCGCGGTGCGGGGTCCCGGCGCGCCGGATCAGTACCAGGCGCGGCACCGGTTCGTCCTCGGTGAGCGCGATGACGTCTACGCTCAGCCAGGTTTGCGTCACGTGCGGGTCCACCCCTCGCGGATCACGCTGTCGCGCCGCAGGTTTGCCCGCACTTCGGCGAAGGTGTGGCTGCGCAGCAGTTGTCCGTTCTCGAAGACGATCTGCAACTCGTCGTCGCATTCGTGGTCGGCGTGTTCGATCAGGTAAGGGCGACCGTCGTCGCGGCGGCGCACGGAGAGGCGACCGGTGGCCGACTTCTTGGAGCCGTCGTCGGTGATCGGATCCTTGAGGATGTCGCGGCCCTGACCGTCGACCTGGACCCAGGTGGCTTTGACGGCCATCTTGAACGTGTCCCGCGTCTGGTACTGGTAGGTGTAGGACCCGAAACCGAAAACGACTGCGGTGGAGGAGAAGCCCTGATCCATCAGGTTTCGGGTGATCGCGTCGGCGCGTTCGTAGGTGATCGAGTCGCCGTAGATCGCGCCGACGTGCGGGTCGAGTTCGCGATAGCCCTTGTCGTTCCTGACGGTCCCGAATGTCTCCGCGAGCAGCCGCACCACGCCCTGTTGTTCCGGGGTGCCGGCGGGAGCGTTCGGATCACCGCACAGGATCAGTTCGGGGTCTCCGGAGTCGGGCCGGATGACGAGTTTGCCGTTGCGGCTTCTGATCTCGTCGGCCCGGGCGGGCAGGTACTCGGTGAGCACGCGCCACAGGTTCCAGGTGTCGGAGACGACAGACAGCGTGCCGGCCGGGTACAGCTGCAACAGACGGTCGAAGGTCTGCAGCTCGCCGTCCTGGCCGCCGGCGCACATCACCGAGTGCTCGGTGGCCGGGACACTGGCACCGATCAGTTCGCCGTCGTTTCCCGGGTAATACTGCTGGATATAGCGAATCGCGGGCAGGGTGTCGGTTCCGCAGAAGCTCAGCAGATGCCCGGCTCCGGATGCGGCCGCCGCTTCGGTGCCGGTCATGCCGCGATAGGCGAATTCGTGGCCCTGGAACTTCACCGCGTCCTCATCGCCGGACAACGCCGCCCGCCGGTCCAGCAGCGTGCGGTTACGCCACGCGAGGGTGGCGCTGGTGATGGGCTGCCACAGCTGAGCGGACAGCTCGGTCTCGAGATAGTTTGTCAGCCAGAAGAATCGGCTGTCGGTGTTCTCGACCGTCAGGTAGGGCACCCGCAGGGGGACCAAGGCGCCCTCCTTGACCGCCTTCACCCGCAGGGGCAGATAACCCAGCGTGTGCAGCTGCCGGAAGTGTTCGGCACCAATATCATTCGGCCCCAGTAGGGCCGTGACGAACTGCTCGTATGCCGTCAGCACCGCGTCGAGTTCGTCGGGCGCAAGGTCGAAGAACACCTGCCAGCGCTGCTGCAGTTGGCGCAGGTATGCCTGCAGCCCGAAGAATACGGTGGCATCGACGTCGGGCAGCCGCGTTCCGCGCGCGGTCAGGTTCGAGTAGACGAACTCGGTGCCCTTCGGGTATTGGCGGCGGTGGTCCAATTTGTACGCGTCGGTGGCCAGCAGGGTGTCCAGCGCGCGATCCTGCCTGTCGTTCATCATTGTGCCCCTTCAAGATTGGTGGCGATGCGGCGTAAGGTCTCGCTGACATGCGGAGCCAGATCTGTGGCTCGGACGGGTCCGCCCCGGGCGCTCGGCAAAGAGTCGGTGGTGTAGACGCACTGGTATCCGGACAGCGCTTGGTGAGAGCGCTCCGGACCGGTGAACCCGCCATGGGTCACCCACAGGTCCAGCGACACGTCCGCTGGTATCGCTGCCCGGAGCAGCGCGAAAGTGCCTCCGCCGTCACAGATGTCGTCCACCACGAGATAGCGGCCGTCCAGCACGCCATCGGGCGGGTGATACCCCTTGAGTTTTCCGGTGGCCTGGTCCCGTGACTTAGAGGCGATGAAGACCGGCAGCCCGAGTCGGTCGGCGACCAGTGAGGCACGTCCTCGTGAACCGGCATCCGGCCCGATGACCCCCTGGTAAGGACCGCTGCCGGTCACCGCATCGCTGACGATCGCGGCCAGGTCGAGTTCCCAGCGCCCGACGGCCGGGTTGGCCGCGGTCATCGCGTCCAGCCACACCGGGGAGTGCGGGTCGACCGCGATGATGTCGGTGATGCCGGAGAGCGCCGCCAGTCGGGCGTTCGTCCGGGCGGGGCTGGGCAGGTCCTTGTCGCCCCGTGCGCTGGGCAGGTACGGCATCACCAACACGCGGCGGGCGGCGCTGGCGACGAGGGAGGCCCAGTTGAAGACGACCGACCAATCGGGAGCCGGCGTGCGAACCCACAGCGCCTGAAGGCCGGAGGTGAGTTCCGAGTCGCCGGTGCGACGCACCGTCACGTCTCCCATCGGATAGGCGAATACCTCGATCGGTTCGGTTGTCAGTGCACCGCTGTCGGTATCGAGAGTGAAGAACTCGTAATCGGCCATGGGTTCACCGTAGCACCCATTTCTCACAAATTGTGAGAAATGTCGGAAGGGGCGCACCACTCTTGGCGCGAGCAGACGCAAAATCCTCTTGGAGCATGCACTCCCGTACGATTTTGTGTCTGCTCGCGCAGGCCGGGCGACCTAGGCCGGCATGGTGCGGCGCTCGTCCGGCCCGCCCCACAACGGCTGCATACCGCCGGGCAGGGCCAGCTGCGTCGCGGTGATCACGTCGGACAGGTCCCGCAGCCCGGCGTGCACGGCGCCCAGCAGCTCCGCCAGTTCCTCGCGGCTGCCGTCGGTGATCTCTTCCAGCTCAGCGGGATCCGAACGGCGCAGCCGGGCGCTGACCTCGTCGACGATCCGTTCCGGCCGCGACGAACCCGTCGAACTGGGCAGGTTCTTGAGGTTGATGCGCAGCCGCTCCAACTGGAATTGCAGTGACCGCGGGTTCTGTCCGTCGAACAGCATCAGGTCGGTCACCGCGGCAACGCTGATCTTGCCCAGCGTGCGCCGCCGATAGATGACCGACGACTCGCAGGCCTCGAGCATCGCCTCGACGACAGACTGTTCGGCGACGGTGCTGCGCACCGCGGTCAAGGTGTCGGCCAGCAACGCGGTCAGCCACAGGCCCCGCTCGATGCGTTTGCCGATGTCCATCATCGTCCAGCCGACGTCGTGCACCATCGACTCGCCCGCCACCCCGGACAGCGTCAGCATGCCGGCCAGCGCCTGCGACTGCGCCGAAGCCAGCAACGCATCGGCCTCGGCCAGTGACTGCGGTGGGTCGGACCGCAATGCCACTGCGCGCTCCACGTTCGCCAGCACCATCCAGGTGTCGTTGGACAACTGGTCGCGTACCGCCCGCGCGCACAGCGCCAGCCCTTCCACGGACTGGATCAGCGAACCGGGCCGGTCCAGGTCCACGGTCATCGACCACAGCATCGAGGGGGCCACGGCGATCATCTCGGCCTTGTCCGAGTCGCCGTCGCCGCTCGCCCCGGTGTCGGTCCCCGTGACCTGCCCCAGCGTGGCCATCAGGACTGGCACGCATTCGCTTTCTTCGGTGTCCTGGTGGTGGCGGTAGACGTGGTAGCGCTCGCGCGCCACGATCAGCAGCCGGGCCATGTTCTCCGCACGCTCGCCGTACCGTCCCATCCAGAACAGGTCGGAAAGTACGCGCGGCGAGCTGACGGTCCATCTGCCCGCCCCGGACGCGGCGGTCGGCGGCGCCGACGGCAGCGAGATCACCTTCTCGGCGATCGCCCGCTCCGTTGGCCGGACCCAGATATCCTTAGCGGCAACGGTTTTCAGCGTATAGGCGTCAGGATCAGGCGCGACCACGTAGCCCAGGCCGCCGATCATCGGCGCGTAGCCACTGCGCTGGGCGACGGTGAACAGTCGCATTCCCACTCCCGCCGAGGACAATACGCCGGCATGGTCGGTGGGCGCCGACGAGAACGTGGGCAGCTCCTGGCCCGCCCACCGCCACGGCACCGCCTCGATCTGCGCCGCCAATTCGGCCAACTGCGCCGACGAAAGCGTGGGCCCGACAAGGGTTTCCCCGCCGTCGGTAGGTTTGATCAACAGCGACGACAGGTTGGCCAGCAGGTGGGAGAGTTCGTTGGGGATGCCGCCCCAGTAGACCGGCGCGGTGGGCAGCAGCGGCTCTTCGCCGAGTAGGCGCTCGGCCATCTCGGGCAGAAAGCGAAGCAGCCCAGGGCTTTCCAGGATGCCGCTGCCCAGCGTGTTGACCACCGTGACCGTTCCGCGGTGCAGCGCTTCCACCAGGCCGACGACGCCGAGCCGCGAGTCGGCGCGCAGGTCCAGCGGGTCTGCGTAGAGCGCGTCCACGCGCCGCAACACCACGTCGACGCGTTTGAGGGTGCCCAGCGAACGCATCCACAACTTGCCCTCGCGCACCACCAGGTCGGCGCTCTCCACCAACGGAAAGCCCAGCAGCGTGGCCAGATACGCCTGGTCGAACGCCGTCTCGGAGTAGATACCGGGGCTGAGTACCACCACCACCGGGTCCTGCACCACATCGGGCGCGGCGTCGATCAGGGCGAGCCGCAGCGCCTGGGCGAACGGCGTGGTCGGCCGCGGAGCGATGCGCTCATACAGGTCGGGAATCGCGTGCGCCAGCACCCGGCGGTCGGCCAGCGCATAACCGGCACCCGACGGCGCCTGCGTCCAGTCGGCATTGACCTGAAACCCGCCCCAAGGCAGCCGGCTCAGATCGCAGCCGTGCATGAACAGCTGGTGGTGGCCGGGCACCTTGATTCCGTTGGCAGGGCGCACATAGCCGGGATGGGCAAACACCAACGGGGCCGGCAGCAGCCCCTCGGTGAGCAGGCTGCGCGGCCCGTACAGGTCGGCGAGCACGGCATCGAGCAGGCGGGAGCGCTGTACCAGCCCGGCTTCCAGCACCTCCCAGTCGGCGGCGGACACCACCAGTGGAAGCGTGTCCAGGCTCCAGGGCCCCGGCTCGGGACCGTGGCCGGGCGCGGGCGGGGCCTCGCGCGTCGGGTCCACACCGGTGTAGGTGATGCCGTCGTGATCGATGAGGCTGTGCACCACCGAACGCATCCGGGCCAGCCCGGCCCGGCCGCCCTGGGAGATGGTGTCGGCCAACTCGGACCAGGTGGCGCGCACGTCACCGTCGGCGTCGACGAATTCGTCGTAGCCGCCGCCGGGTCCGTCACGCAGGTCGAACAGGGCTTCCTGGGCGCGCGCGGTCCGGTAACCGGCCAGCAGGCGGTCGACGTCGTAGCGGTCACCGACCGAGAAATCTGGGAGCGCCATTACTGCTGCACGGTACGCACGCGCCGCAGGTCGAGGATGCCCGGCGCGCCGATGTCGGTGAGGAATCGGGCCTGCTTCTCTCGCAGCCCGGCGAGGTCGAACTTGCCGGGGGTGAAGCCGGCCGCTTCGAAGCGGCGGGCGCGGCGCGACTCGGCTTC
This genomic stretch from Mycobacterium paragordonae harbors:
- a CDS encoding nitroreductase family deazaflavin-dependent oxidoreductase — protein: MTDTPDTESIKAFNNTIVDEFRSNGGKVGGQFANADLLLLTTTGAKSGQPRIAPLAYFRIDGRLIIIGSFAGAPVDPAWVHNLRARPQAQVEVGAEAFDVTAHELDRAERDAIFEQITAAAPGFAEYQAKTDRVIPLFELRRA
- a CDS encoding serine/threonine-protein kinase, producing MPLKNGERVADYTIVGWLGAGPLGDVYRATHPTSPHELALKIPFTTTSQDRAFGMRFQREGSVALRITHPNLVRLHDIGEFDDKVWAARDYVDGTSVAELIAQRYPQGMPEREVCAIVNAVADPLDHLHRSGCLHRGVKPTNILATSQRRILLSDFGTGSQLGNDGPTLAALPYLAPELATGADGPLADQYALAANAFYLLTGAPPPPLATRPARVSDHRAELSHLDRLFAKALSPQPDSRFRSCGELAAELTALAN
- a CDS encoding FUSC family protein, translating into MKTSLLAGAAGEGTAAVHRLRAALWPIAQTSVAAALAWHLTHDLLRHQQPFFAPISAVVCMSASNVLRARRATQMMVGVALGIAVGGGTVGFLGAGPIAIGVAVCIALSVAILVGRGAIGQGLMFVNQTAVSSILVLVFSHTGIVVTERLFDSLIGGGLALVFALVLFPADPKRLLSDARAAVLAAAHETLVQTAGILEDADTRSPDWLRTVSDHLHQEVGALIEARSTAEVAVRRAPRRWASRGTIRDIDAQSAQLGLFASCVLHLARSVTRPLGRAVAPSLRAAVSELALATGLADADPTAAAAHLAAARRHATVLQSGARDHAEVVVADVVSGCADDLQQVIQRTS
- a CDS encoding MmcQ/YjbR family DNA-binding protein yields the protein MATWEDVARVVGDLPLTTEQSPRDWRVGKKLLAWERPLRKSDIDALTRDGVQPPPGDILGVRVPDEGVKLALVADEPRVYFTTPHFDGYPAVLVRLAEIAVGDLRELITEAWLTQAPKQLVKEFLAKSS
- a CDS encoding SDR family oxidoreductase translates to MSQLSGKTALVTGGNSGIGLAAAQRLAAEGAHVFLTGRNQQTIDAAVASIGANATGIRADVSSNDQLAAIVAAIESRGNGLDVLFANAGGGAFAPLGKITLEQFTDTFMTNVGGTLFTVQAMLPLLNRGSSIILTGSTAAYNGTPAFSVYAATKAAIRSFGRTWAAELVSRDIRVNTVVPGPVETPGLKGLAPAGQEQELLDGEAAKVPMGRLGRPEEIAAAVLFLASDQSSFMTGTEMFVDGGAEQI
- a CDS encoding esterase/lipase family protein, producing the protein MQGHEMRSLADLAGEGTRVLTTLVRDVHHGIASRVFTSIGPAAKPVQVIHDATASTIYSMVDGAVRGSLYGAGALAAHTLSNDDETVLARPRVAGAIAAVNGIYGDEMTNRKNGFALSMQVRRKGQPVELTADSIAKAFPKPTGRIAVFVHGWCMTERSWWRAPRTGETLRPYGKRLRKDLDFTPVFVRYNSGHHISENGQALADVLHRLHELWPTAVEDVVLIGHSMGGLVSRSACHYGRDRDHAWTDAVRHVVCLGSPHLGADLEKGVNMAAWALAKLPETRGLAAFLNTRSAGVKDLRYGALLHEDWRDCDPDEFLRDRCQEVPFLPHAVYHFVSTTAAPRAVGLIMGDHLVRPKSAAGVGRSRKVPFEAAHGLTLTGLNHFDLLNHPSIYDKLLAWLAHSPALAQSESVG
- a CDS encoding transglutaminase family protein, giving the protein MPPEEPSEEFNGWSAPPAAKRYRVTHRTEYRYSDVVTSSYGRGFLTPRDSLRQHCVAHELIIDPAPADSSTSRDTYGNISSYFHVTEPHRALTIVSDSIVDVAPQASGIYSTGPALQPWENARPNGAQGALASDFALDLTPPEITDEVRDYAAPSFEPGRPLVEVLRDLASRIFRDFTYRSGSTTVSTRVNEVLTAREGVCQDFARLAIACLRAHGLAACYVSGYLATDPPPGKDRMIGIDATHAWASVWTPQQPGQFEWLGLDPTNDQLVDQRYIVVGRGRDYADVPPLRGIIYTNSERSVIDVGVDVVPFEGDALHA